The DNA window GTCGCTCAAGCCAAGCGACGCACAGTGCGAACTCTCGGCGCTTCGGCAATCTTGGCCCGGGTTAAGCCCTTGTTCTTGCGCGCCGCTATCAACTGTTCCAGCAGCCGGCGTTGACGGGGCGATCGAAGGATTTCGGCATCAGACGTTTGCCTAAGTCTATTCAGATCGCGGATCGAGCAGCGTTGCCGGCTCAACCTCCAGCACTATAGCGAGCTTCTCGACCATGTCGATGGTAGCAGCATATACACTGCGCTCAAGAGCGCTGATGTAGGTGCGATCAACACCAGCTTCATGCGCCAGCGCCTCCTGCGACAGCTTCTTTTTCTCGCGAAGCCTACGCAGATTGCGGGCAAAGACCTCTCGGATTCCCATACGCGAGAGGCCACCCTCTTGTTGAGGATTTCACCACGGGGTATACTCTACAAACTTAAGGACTAACTGGCAGGACATCGACTTTTCCCGAACTACCTGCTGTGAGGAATCGCGACTTCCGGATGCCATCTGACGATGATTATCGCTTTTCAGCGCTGTAGGTCACGCAAGCTGCGCCAGGGAGCGAAGCCGATTGGTCTAGACCTATGTCGAAAAAAGCGGGCTCAGTTCATTGGCGGTCGATTGCGCGCCATCAAAATCGATTGCGGCAATCCAGGATGGGCCGGGTCGCCTTTGTCACTGAGGCCTGATCAACTCACAAGGATCAACGTCAAGCGCTTTTGCGAGTTGGCCAAGCACACTAACGCTTGCGGAAACCCGAGCACGCTCGATCGAGCCCACATAGCGCATGCTCAGCTCTGCGCGGGCAGCCAATTCTTCCTGCGTCAGGTCCTGATCATGGCGCAAACGACGCATGTTGATCGCCATGACCTCCTTGAGGTCCATGGCAAGAAAGGGACCAGAACTGGAACTATCGTTCTAGGAACGATCGTTCCTATTCGATATGATTAGCCCAACGAGGAGATTCTTGCCCCATCCGATGACGACAAACCCGAACTGCAGAAGGTCGCGATGAAACCCAAAGTCCAAGACGAAGTCCCGTGGTCGGACCGCCTGACCGCCTACGACAATGAGCATTTCACGGTCTATATGAGGCTCCTGGATGCGTCCGCCGACGATGCCAGCGATGACGAGATGGCGCAGCTCGTCCTCGGCATCGATCCGATGCGAGAACCGGAGCGCGCCCGAATGGCGGTTCGCAGCCATCTCGATCGGGCAAACTGGATGGTTACGACTGGATACAAAGAACTGTTCGCGCGCTGACCAGCTCCAGGTGAGCTATTCCAATCACTTTAGGCGAGAAAATCCCGATAGCCACGATCCATCAGCATGTGACCGCGCCGGACGGCACGGCGGATGCGATCGCGAAGGTGGTTGCGCGGATCCGTCCAGTCGGCCTGGACGCGTTGTCGGCCCAACAGGGCCGTTGCGATTTGGCGGTGCGATGCCCCGGCTAGCGAGCCGTCGAGTGCCTGGAGGACAAAGCGCAGACGGCTGGCCCGCGCTTCGGGCCGAAACAGCCTTTCGGGAAGTTGTCCAGTCGCGTGAAGAGCATTGAGGCATTCGAGCGCATTCAGGTGCTGCCTCGTCCGATCGGCGGGCCAGATCGCGTCGACGGAAAGCCGAACGGGGCGCAAGACCTCAGCGCCCTCCACGACAAGCTGCAGATCCCGGTGAGCATTTCGCAACACGACGTGCTGGCGACCGTCCGCAGTGATCACGATTGCCGCCCGACATGGCAATGCTGCGAGATCAAACGAAAGCGTTTCGGGCGACAATGCCTTTTCTGCAATGACCGGCAGGACATGCGGGCATTGGCGGGAGCACCAGAACACAGCCGCATCAGGCCTCAACGAGCTTGCGAAACAGGAGCCCCCACCGCGTCAGATCGAGCGACGATCTCACCACTTCTACGTCGAAGCGCCTCTCTTC is part of the Mesorhizobium loti genome and encodes:
- a CDS encoding helix-turn-helix domain-containing protein produces the protein MGIREVFARNLRRLREKKKLSQEALAHEAGVDRTYISALERSVYAATIDMVEKLAIVLEVEPATLLDPRSE
- a CDS encoding helix-turn-helix domain-containing protein, encoding MDLKEVMAINMRRLRHDQDLTQEELAARAELSMRYVGSIERARVSASVSVLGQLAKALDVDPCELIRPQ
- a CDS encoding DNA -binding domain-containing protein; this encodes MKPKVQDEVPWSDRLTAYDNEHFTVYMRLLDASADDASDDEMAQLVLGIDPMREPERARMAVRSHLDRANWMVTTGYKELFAR
- a CDS encoding DUF2285 domain-containing protein, giving the protein MSPETLSFDLAALPCRAAIVITADGRQHVVLRNAHRDLQLVVEGAEVLRPVRLSVDAIWPADRTRQHLNALECLNALHATGQLPERLFRPEARASRLRFVLQALDGSLAGASHRQIATALLGRQRVQADWTDPRNHLRDRIRRAVRRGHMLMDRGYRDFLA